The following are encoded together in the Candidatus Margulisiibacteriota bacterium genome:
- a CDS encoding nucleotidyltransferase domain-containing protein, which yields MEKELNSFVDKAKQKYQPKKIVLFGSMAGGKVNEKSDIDVLMIAESKSGFWERMKEVSGISSRLVGMDILFYTPGEYIKLINNRTFIRNEIEEKGKIIYESKSA from the coding sequence TTGGAAAAAGAGTTAAACAGCTTTGTTGATAAGGCAAAGCAAAAATATCAACCGAAAAAGATTGTTTTGTTTGGCTCAATGGCTGGCGGCAAGGTAAACGAGAAAAGTGATATCGATGTTTTAATGATAGCGGAATCGAAAAGCGGCTTTTGGGAGAGAATGAAGGAAGTCTCCGGCATTTCCAGTCGCTTGGTGGGGATGGATATCTTGTTTTATACGCCAGGCGAGTACATAAAACTTATTAACAACAGGACATTCATTAGGAACGAAATAGAAGAAAAAGGGAAAATTATTTATGAATCAAAGTCTGCCTGA
- a CDS encoding carboxypeptidase-like regulatory domain-containing protein yields MIKKLIITMIAIAALTGVAIAADPQAPTMPFYWVTGKVLNPGQLNGRPVILYAKDYSDTKVISVIPDGSGNFTINTYELYFYHKNDNWVEIGGKPAFIVGVKRQNPDDYGTAEAATAIWDNGYLTIDLNLVVGGGPLEGASQIAGVVTAEANGDPIAGALLSEDSNGKSTVSGADGAYLFPGDFAAGSTVGVACSAVSYDSANKNTSPLVANQVTWVNFALAGGGIVDTGLIQGTDIIRVTDDKDSNIKITWGYKSGSGIVAADIWWLQGTYKEMSSNTNDWQPAPSGQNLSDGVTGWQAGNAVKVMDGNNAYYRIVPAGTVQAEILNPLNNSRTLGKVDLPLYKGTTLKFTRFSMPLIPKSIEWKNIIGDQLQANATPADADQILQWHGTGWNSLYYKSAVDGYVLLSGASYKFSFGEGYSLRVPGRAGQVPSFITIVGDVKQDQFSIASNFKNLAITKYTIFAHPFPKTYTLDNAGFASSGAVANDTPANADQINLWNGTGWVTMYLSTTGWQQLGLTSFQFVPTIGYTYRKGDSNTSSGFNWTLSPVY; encoded by the coding sequence ATACGCCAAAGATTATTCAGACACGAAAGTAATTTCGGTTATCCCCGATGGTTCGGGCAATTTTACAATAAACACTTACGAACTTTACTTTTATCATAAGAACGACAACTGGGTGGAAATCGGCGGCAAACCGGCTTTCATTGTCGGGGTTAAAAGGCAGAATCCGGACGATTACGGCACCGCTGAAGCGGCGACCGCGATCTGGGACAACGGCTATCTGACAATCGACCTCAATCTGGTCGTGGGCGGCGGACCGCTGGAAGGCGCCAGTCAGATTGCCGGGGTGGTGACCGCTGAAGCTAATGGCGATCCTATCGCAGGGGCGCTGTTGTCGGAAGATTCGAATGGGAAATCAACTGTCAGCGGAGCTGATGGGGCATACCTCTTCCCTGGGGATTTTGCGGCGGGATCAACGGTTGGCGTTGCCTGTAGCGCTGTTTCTTACGATTCCGCCAATAAAAATACGTCGCCATTAGTTGCCAATCAGGTTACCTGGGTAAACTTCGCGCTGGCGGGAGGCGGAATTGTTGATACCGGACTAATCCAGGGAACGGATATTATTCGCGTGACAGATGATAAAGATTCGAACATAAAAATAACTTGGGGATATAAGTCAGGTTCTGGAATAGTTGCGGCCGATATTTGGTGGTTGCAAGGGACCTATAAAGAAATGTCTTCTAATACAAATGATTGGCAGCCGGCACCGTCAGGACAAAATCTAAGTGATGGGGTGACCGGTTGGCAGGCGGGCAATGCGGTAAAGGTAATGGATGGGAATAACGCGTATTATCGAATTGTTCCAGCTGGAACAGTTCAAGCAGAAATTTTAAATCCACTTAACAACTCAAGAACACTTGGCAAGGTTGATCTCCCGCTGTATAAGGGAACTACTTTGAAATTTACCAGATTTTCAATGCCTTTAATTCCAAAAAGCATTGAATGGAAGAATATTATTGGTGATCAATTGCAGGCGAACGCGACTCCTGCTGATGCCGACCAAATCCTGCAATGGCATGGAACTGGCTGGAATTCCTTGTACTACAAATCTGCTGTCGATGGGTATGTGTTATTAAGCGGGGCTTCATATAAATTCTCTTTTGGCGAAGGTTATTCATTAAGGGTCCCTGGCAGAGCCGGACAAGTTCCATCCTTTATTACTATTGTTGGAGATGTCAAGCAGGACCAATTTAGTATTGCCAGCAACTTTAAAAATTTGGCAATAACAAAATATACAATATTTGCCCACCCCTTTCCCAAAACGTACACTCTAGATAATGCGGGATTTGCCAGCTCCGGAGCGGTTGCTAATGATACGCCAGCAAACGCTGACCAGATCAATCTTTGGAATGGGACCGGATGGGTTACAATGTACTTGAGCACGACTGGTTGGCAACAGCTGGGGCTAACTAGTTTTCAGTTTGTGCCGACAATTGGGTATACGTATAGAAAGGGCGATTCTAATACAAGTAGCGGGTTTAATTGGACATTGAGTCCGGTTTATTAG
- a CDS encoding glutamate-5-semialdehyde dehydrogenase — protein sequence MSLENIGQKAKNASRKLAVTSENTKNYALAKMAEALAANAEYILKANSLDLEAGEKKNISTALLDRLALDGKRIKAMADGLNVVKGLPDPVGEVIGEWKRPNGLKIKKVRVPLGVIGIIYEARPNVTVDSAALCLKAGNAVILRGGSDAIRSNLELARIIAEAAYSAGIPDGAVQLIEDTERSSAEELMRAREYVDVLIPRGGKNLIQTVVQKSTVPVIETGEGNCHAYVEKTADLKIAVEIVNNAKVSRPSVCNAIETLLVDEAVAGKFLPMIKEKLDAAYVELRGCDKTRQIISGIKAATEEDWGTEYLGLVLAVKVVAGVEEAIAHINKYGTKHSETVISKDKEALRKFSAEVDAAAVYANASTRFTDGFEFGFGAEIGISTQKLHARGPMGLRELTSYKYVIEGNGQIRA from the coding sequence ATGTCACTCGAAAATATAGGCCAGAAAGCAAAAAATGCCTCGCGAAAATTAGCCGTTACCTCTGAAAATACCAAGAATTATGCCCTTGCCAAAATGGCCGAAGCGCTGGCAGCCAACGCAGAATATATTCTTAAAGCTAATTCTCTTGACCTTGAAGCTGGGGAAAAGAAAAACATATCAACTGCGCTGCTCGACCGGCTGGCCCTTGACGGGAAACGGATCAAAGCGATGGCCGATGGGTTAAACGTTGTCAAAGGGCTTCCTGACCCGGTAGGAGAGGTTATTGGCGAGTGGAAGCGTCCCAATGGGCTAAAGATCAAAAAAGTCCGCGTACCGCTCGGTGTAATTGGCATTATTTACGAAGCAAGGCCAAATGTGACCGTTGATTCCGCCGCCCTCTGCCTCAAAGCGGGGAACGCGGTAATATTGCGCGGCGGCTCTGACGCTATTCGGTCCAATCTAGAATTAGCCAGGATCATTGCCGAAGCGGCTTACTCGGCCGGGATCCCCGATGGGGCTGTCCAGCTGATCGAAGATACCGAACGCTCGTCAGCGGAAGAGCTGATGCGGGCCAGAGAATATGTTGATGTCCTGATCCCGCGCGGCGGCAAGAACCTGATCCAAACCGTCGTGCAAAAGTCGACCGTTCCGGTGATCGAGACCGGCGAAGGGAACTGCCATGCTTACGTAGAAAAAACAGCCGACCTGAAAATAGCCGTTGAAATAGTCAATAACGCCAAGGTCTCCCGTCCGTCGGTCTGCAACGCGATCGAAACCCTGCTGGTCGACGAAGCGGTCGCCGGTAAATTCCTCCCTATGATCAAAGAGAAGCTTGATGCCGCTTATGTTGAATTGCGCGGCTGTGACAAAACCAGGCAGATCATTTCGGGGATCAAGGCGGCGACCGAAGAAGATTGGGGGACCGAATATTTGGGGTTGGTCCTGGCGGTCAAAGTGGTGGCAGGGGTTGAAGAAGCGATCGCTCATATTAACAAATATGGGACGAAACACTCTGAAACAGTTATTAGTAAGGATAAAGAAGCGTTGCGCAAGTTTTCTGCCGAAGTCGACGCGGCGGCGGTCTACGCCAACGCTTCGACCCGGTTTACCGATGGCTTTGAATTTGGTTTTGGGGCCGAGATCGGGATCTCGACCCAAAAACTCCACGCCCGCGGCCCCATGGGACTCCGGGAGCTGACCTCGTATAAGTATGTGATCGAAGGGAACGGACAGATCAGGGCCTGA